Below is a genomic region from Leishmania mexicana MHOM/GT/2001/U1103 complete genome, chromosome 20.
TCGACTCCATCCACTACAAGGGTGCCTTCTAGGGGTCCTTCTTCGCCGGACTTGCGTGCGGAAGCCTTTCAACCAGCCATATCTCTTCGGCTTTGGCAACGTCAGtccatgcgtgtgcgtttctGTGCGACTCCGACTGCATCACGAGGGTCATTTTAGACGACATATCCTCTCCTTCTCGCCTTTCGTGTACATATTTGGTGCGTGTCGTGTCGCGCGAGACAGCTGTCAGTGGCGCTATGGCGCCACCCGCCATCATTTCTTCCTCGCCAGTCTCACGTTCTATTTAACTCCGAAGACCCCTCCTCCTggtccttctctcttcgcaTCTCGTTGATGTGTGGCTTCGATAGACATGGGCGGTGCCGGCAACATGATTCACGAAACaagccgctgcgctgcccttTCCAGGGCCACTCctttcctctttttcttcgtgGTGTCTCCTGATTGATTGTGGTTGCaacttctctctcctcgatGGTAACCGCGCCGTCGCTCTGCCTCTCGGGCTAGAGCAGAAGTGTCATCGTGGTCGGCACTCATGATTCCATGAAAAGGAAAAGGTGCTTGGGCTTCCTATGGAGAGATGTGGCTGACATTGTGTAGGCCCACTGGCGCACACCTGTGCTCCATCCAGGAGACCTCTGGTCACGCGTAGTGGGGGTGGTGGCAAGCTACTCAGTCCAGAGGTCGCCGCAGAAGGCGCAGCCAAATCTTCGGCTGATTGCTCCCTCTTTCTGTGCCTCGTAACTGCTTCTTCCTCTCACGATCATCTAcacctcgtctctctctctgtcttctctATCTCTTGATATACTTTTTCGTTCTGCGTTCGGTGCCAAACGCTCCGTTGCTGCTCGTCGCGCACTGACCACATCTCTTGCGCATCATCTGCTGTGAccgacccctcccccattctTCTCCCCACCTCTTACTTTGCCGACACGCCAGGAGAGTAAGTGCACCCGTTGCGTACCCTTCGTGGCAATCATGGGCGTGGATCTGACTGGTATCTCCAAGAAGAGTCGTGTGATTCGCCATCACACGTACTCGACGAACCCCTACATCAAGCTACTGATCAAGCTGTACAAGTTCCTCGCGAAGCGCACGAGCTCTGGCTTCAACAAGGTCGTGTACCAGCGCCTGATCAAGAGCCGCAGCAACCGTGCCCCGATCTCGCTGAGCCGCATCGCTGTCGTCATGAAGCGCAAGGCTGTCTTCACTGCGAAGAACAAGACGGCCCCGATCGCCGTCGTGGTCGGTGACGTTCTGGATGATGTGCGCATGGCCCGTATCCCCGCGAtgcgcgtctgcgccctGCGCTTCTCCAAGAGCGCGCGCCAGagcatcgtcgccgccggcggtgagTGCCTGACCTTCGACCAGCTCGCCATGATTGCTCCGACTGGCAAGAACACGTACCTGCTGCGTGGTCGCAAGTCTGGCCGCGAGTCGGTGCGCCACTTCGGCGCCTCTGGCGTGCCCGGCAGCCACTCGAAGCCTTACGCGACTAACCGCGGCAAGGAGACgaagcgcggccgccgcacggGCCGCTCGTACAAGCGCAAGGCCTTCCGCCACATCTAAGCTGCTGTGGCTTCTTGAGCATTGCAGTGTGCCTCAGCGTCTGCGCGTGTACTGGGGCAACGTCGGCGACGAAAGCGGGGCGGAGTGCAAGAAGGGGAGTTGggcaggcggaggcgatgtgtgtgtgtgtgtcggaggAGGGAGCGTTCGGCGGAATCGCTGTGGAGAggcttctctctcgctgtttGACAACCTCCTCACTGCTTTCCTTCTCTGCGCGCATACCTCTTCTTTCTCCCAGCAGTTTCACGAAAGACAGCCCACGAATTCCTTGGCGGCCATcgcggtgcacacacacacacacacctacagGCACGCGCGTGTTTTGGGTCTGGTGGGTAAGAAAACGACCGATGCCGCCACGAGAGCTAGCAGACTGTGGTTGCAGCTTgctcctctttttcttttccacTTGCTCGTCTGgttttgttttctgttttcttttttgacTTTGCCGTTTTCAGTTTCCAGAAAGGAGCGAGCGTAGAGCGCAGCGCTGTCGAGGGCCAATGAGGAGAACGGGAGAAGGTGCCCTTCATCCCCTTCCCTCATCCTTGCGCTCTTGTCTCAGACATCTCTGGCACTCCTCACTGTCCCTTCTAGGCTGGGATGGGCGCACCTTCGCAGAAGTGGCGTGCAGGTgggtagagagagaggttCTTTGCCGGACCCACAAGCATGTCGGTAGCTGCCACCGGTTGTCTACCTAGTAGAAGGCATGAAAAGGCTTGCGCCAACAAATGCCACTTGGCGCGCCGACGGGGACGGGACCCGCGTGCAAATCTCACGTGTCGAACGTGGTCGCTACATCTTCTTCTGCCCCTCACTCCTCTCTGCGCACCGCTCTCCATTGGTGGATCCCCTGCTCCGCTACAACGATATAACACTAGGTCGTCTCTCTAGGTTGCCACCTCATATATGTGCTGACGTACCGGCGCCCTACCGATCTCCCCCTCTGTGCCACGCCACATTCCGCGAATCCGCCTTATTATTATCATTCTTAGGCTCTTCACTGAGTTGAGCCCTTCTTCACATCCGTCACGTAAGCAGACGGGAGCGCACGCTGCTACACCTTTTACATCACAGAGGGCTATCAAACGGCAACTCTAAAGAGAACGAGAGGGCGGGATATAAAGATATATATTTATTTATGTCTCAAGGCTCATCTCTTTGCTTTCACATCGTTGCTACATCCTCTGCCGAGAcagcacgcgccgcgctgctgtgtCCCACCGCTCGGTGATTTTGGTGggaccttttttttcgttttcctttccttctttttttttcggttgTGGTTGTGACCGTGCTCGTCCCTCTCCATCGATCCAATCctgaaaaagaaaagcgctGCGCTACCACAGGCCACCTGCCttgcgtgcacacacgtataCAGTCAAAAGAACATCCAATaaaaaagggagaagcgTTGTTGATATCACCGAAGCCCCCGTAACCCTGACGCATTTTTTTCGGTTGAGTgccagcggtggctgcgcaTGATCGCGTGGGAGTGcgacacacacccacacagatACGCAAAATCAGGTGATACCATTCGATTTCTTGTGCATGTCTTCCGCGCAGAGGAGCGTTCTCcaaggcggtgcagccgctGGGCTGCGGCAGGTGAGCGCGATAGACCTGCAGCGGATCACCGCCATTTTGGATGCATGCGGAGTGTCGAAGGTGCATGGATCCACGCAAATTTATGCTCATCCAGAGTCGATCCACCTCATCTCGCCTCGTGACCTGAGCTTCTTGATGGTGCACGCTGACGTGCTTGCGACGCACACAGACTTGCTTTATGATGTGCGCGCTTTTACGGGAATTCTATGGGGTATGATGCAGCATGCGGATCGAGGAATCgagacggtgctgcgcgcgaTCGAGGGAAACGGTGCGGCTGTTGCAGAGAGCGCGTGGGGTGGTAACGTCGGTGGtacgccgtcgtcgtcgccgtccccgGCACCCGCGCACACATTCGTGTACACGGCTGTGTCGAAGGTGTACTCGACTATGTTTCCGCACCTTGTGCAGGTTTTTCGGG
It encodes:
- a CDS encoding putative 60S ribosomal protein L18, yielding MGVDLTGISKKSRVIRHHTYSTNPYIKLLIKLYKFLAKRTSSGFNKVVYQRLIKSRSNRAPISLSRIAVVMKRKAVFTAKNKTAPIAVVVGDVLDDVRMARIPAMRVCALRFSKSARQSIVAAGGECLTFDQLAMIAPTGKNTYLLRGRKSGRESVRHFGASGVPGSHSKPYATNRGKETKRGRRTGRSYKRKAFRHI